DNA from Sinorhizobium arboris LMG 14919:
TCGCAGCCGGTAGAGCCTGAAGGCCCGGCGCAGTGCGAGGCGCAATCCATGCTGGTCGATAGGCGAAAACTGTATGCCGGTCGCGACATGGGCGTGGAGCGCGGCGTCGTTGGCATCGATGATGGTTTCCGATAGGCCGCCGGTGCGGGCGACGACCGGTACGCAGCCATAGCGCAGGGCATAAAGCTGAGTGAGCCCGCAGGGCTCGAATCGGGACGGAACGAGCATGGCATCCGCGCCGGCATGAATCTTGTGGGCGAGGTGCTCGTCATAGCCGATGCTCACGCCGACGTTCTGGGGGAACCGTCGCGCAAGATTCATGAATGCGGCCTCGAGCTCCTCGTCGCCTTGTCCATGAATGATCAGGGTGCCGCCATTGTTGACGATCTCGTCGGCGGTCGCCGCGAGGAGGTCCATGCCCTTCTGCCATGTCAGCCGGTTGATGCTGGCGAAGATCGGGCCGCATGTGTTCGGCAGACCAAAGTGCTGGAGCAGCACCTGCCGGTTGGGCATGCGGCGCAGCGGCACACGCGCCGAATAGTGATGTTCGATGCAGGGATCCGAGGATGGGTCCCATACTTCCAGGTCTATGCCGTTTACGATGCCCACGACGTCTGCGTGCCGCTCGTTCATCACGCCCTCGAGCCCCATGCCGAACGCCGGAGACATGATTTCCCGGGCATAGGTGGGGCTAACGACAGTGATGGCATCGGCCGCCTGCAGGCCGCCCTTGAGGAATCCGATGTCGCCGTAATATTCGACGCCGTCGATCGAATAGGCTTCCGGCGGAAGGCCGAGTTCGGGAAAGTAGTGGGCCGGAAATTGCCCCTGGAACGCCAGGTTGTGCACGGTCAGAACGCGAGGGATGGTGTCGTCGCCGGCACATTTCAGATAAAGGAGACTCATCGCGGCGTGCCAGTCATGCGCATGGATTATGTCCGGCCGCCAGTTCGGTACGAGCCCGCTGGCGATTTGTGACGCCACCCGCGAGAAGGCGGCGAAGCGCTTCCAGTTGTCGGCATATTCCCGGCCGTGCCTGTCCGTGTAGAGGGCTCCTTGCCTGTTGTAGAATCCCGGCGCATCGAGCACGAAGAGATCCAGCCCATGAGCCCGCCCCGCGACGAGGGTGGCGCGCTCGCCGAACAGATCATCAAATTCAGCGATCGCTGACGCTTCGTTGAGCGCACGCACGACGCCGGGATAGCCCGGAACGAAGCTGCGCGTATGGATCCCGTGGGCTCTGAGCGCCTTGGGTAGGGATCCGGCTACGTCTGCAAGACCGCCGGTCTTGACGAGCGGAAAAATTTCGGCCGTGACGGACAGTAGTTGCATCGATCATGTTCCGGGAAATGCGTTGACTGCGACCGGCCTATTCGCCGCCGATGTGCTTTCATCAACACAATCATGAGCCTCAAAGTTCCGGCCGTCTCGCGAAATTTTGTCTGCGCATGACGCGCGGTTTTGCGCGGCCGGGATTCGCCGCAATTGCCGCCGTTTCGCCGCCGAAGACCCTGTGCCGCTTGAACGGCATCCACCCCATGCCGCCGGCCGGAACATTCCCGATCCCCCGGAGTTTTTCCGCGCCGAGCCGGTCTCGATCTCGCTGCTCCGCGGTTGTTCCCGTGCTGGTTTCTCTTATCTGCCTCGCTTCGGCGAGGCTTTTTTCGCCGGCATCCGCGGGTGACCGACCTGCGGAACACAAGCGGCGGCCCTTGGTTCTGCTATTTGCGCGAGGAGGCGCCGATGGACAATACCCCGCGCTCTCGTTCGTAGCAGCCGCGCCGCGCACCTCGCCGGACGTCAATCGCTGCGGCACTTGCCTTTAAATGGAAGGAGGCACCTGATGACCTTCAGTCTGATCAGTCCCGTATTCGCCGACGGTCAGCCGATACCGGAGAAATACACCCGCTTCGGCGAGAACCTGTTCCCGCCACTGAAATGGACGGGGACGCCCGAGGGAACGCAAAGCTTCGCGCTGATCGTCGAGGATCCCGATGCGGTGAGCGGTCTGTTCCGCCATTGCGCGATCATCAACATTCCCGGAAACTGGACCGAGCTTCCGCAGGCCGTCGACACCGGCCCCGAACGTGGGATCAAATTCATCAAGAACGATTTCGGCAATGCTCGTTATGACGGGCCGCAGCCACCCTCCGGAACGGGCGTGCACCGCTACCGGTTCAGGCTTGCCGCCCTCAATGTCGGCAACCTTTCGATCCCGGACGATGTGGGTGCGGCGGAAGCCTGGGAGAGGGCGTGCAAGCATCTCATCCGCGAGGCGGAGATCGTCGGCACATACGAAGGCTAGAGCACGGCGAGGAAAAGGCGCGGCGGTTTTGCGTCCGTAACCCGGTCACTCGGGCAGCCCGGCGAGCCGCAGTCCGTGCGCGAAGCGCGCGAGATCCTCCGGGCGCTGGATCGGCAGCCAGTTCCTGAGATTGGAAACGCGCAGCGACGGGTCGAGCGCCCGCAGGCGCTGCATGGCCTTGTGCGCTTCCTCCCCCCGTCCGGAAAGTGCATGGCTCGCCGCGACCAGGGCGACCGCGACCAGCAGGCTAGGCAGATTTCCCAGCGCCCTTTCCGCCCAGACCAGAGCGGAATCGAAGCGGCCGGCGAAGAAATGCGCGAGCGCCGTTCCAGCTTGCATCCTGAACATTTCCTGATCCAGCGGGCTCAGCCGGGCGGCATGCTCGATATGTTCGATCGCACTCTCCGGTTCACCGCGGAAAACGCGCAGGAAGCCGCCGAGGAACCAGGCGGGGGCGAAGTTGGGGTTGAGCAGCCGTGCCCTGTCGATAAGCGCGATGCCGCCGTCCAGGTCGCCGACGAGATGTCCGAGTGCGTGCCCGCTTCTTGTCAGCGCCACCGCATCGTCCCGGCCGAGCTCCACCGCCAGCCGCGCCAGGCGCGCACCCTCGGCTATCTCCCCGGTCCGATCGATCATCCAGCCGTTCAACTTGCGCCAGAAATAGCACCAGGCGGCCCCGGCATAGGCAGATGCAAATTCCGGATCGAGCTCGATCGCCCTGTAGAACAAGGGCAGCGCCGCCTCGATCGCCTCGTGGGTTCCGCTGTGGAGTTTCGCCATTCCCCGCAGATAGTAATCGTGGGCGTCGAGGCTTTCCGTCGGTTTGCGCTTGGCGCGTTCCATTTCCGCCCGCTCGACCTGCGGTGCGATAGCGCCGACGACGCTTTCGGCCATGCGGTCCTGCAGCTCGAAAATGTCGTCCAGCGTGCCCTCGAAACGCTCCGCCCAGAGATGCGTCCCGGTGGTTGCGTCGATGAGCTGCCCGGTGATGCGCACCCGGTTTCCGGATTTGCGCACGCTGCCTTCCAAAACATAGCGAACGCCAAGTTCCCGGCCGACGTCCTTTACCTCCACCTTACGACCCTTGTAGGAGAAGCTCGAATTGCGCGCGATGACGAACAGCCAGCGGATGCGCGAGAGGGCCGTGATGATGTCCTCCACGATACCGTCGGCAAAATATTCCTGTGCCGGATCGCCGCTGAGATTTTGAAAAGGCAGGACGGTGATCGAGGGTTTGTCCGGCAGGATGAGCGCGAAGGGCGTTTCTCCCGATCCGCCGGCGGCGTGTGACGCGACGCCTGGCCCGAGGGGCTGTCGGACTTCTGCGATCCCGCTGACCCTGATGTCGCCGACGAAGCGGAACCCCTTGCGGGCGACCGTCCGGATAAGGCGCTGCTCCCCGCCGGTGTCGCCGATGGCCTTGCGGACCGCATTGATGTGGCTGGTGATCGTCGATTCCGAGACGATCCGGCCGCCCCAGACCGCTCGGAGGAGCTCGTCCTTGCTGACGACGCGGTCGCGGGTGCCGACCAGATGCAGCAACAGGTCGAAGACCTGCGGTCCGACGGAAACGACCTGCCCGCGCAGAGTGAGTTCCCGGCGCTCCTGGTCGAGTACATAGTCTCCAAACATGAACTGCACTTCGGCTTCCCCCGGCCGAAAGCCCTCGTCCCTGTCCGGGGCAACCGGCGAAAATATCTGACATTCATACCACAGCCCCTCGTAGTTGGCTGTACCGGCCGCGGCAATCGAACAACTTTCCTTTGGACGAAAAAGCAAGCTTCCGTGAAGGTCAATTCAAGCCCGCCACAGGGACTTTTCCGGCGCGGAGAGGCACTCTTCCTCCATATCGACGGCAATGGTTGCGGTCGACAGACGAGGAGAGAAAGCATGAAGATCGTCGTCATCGGAGGCACTGGCCTCATCGGATCGAAGCTTGTGGCAAATCTTCGCGAGCGCGGCCATGACGTGCTCGCTGCCGCTCCCAATACGGGCGTGAACACCATCACCCGCGAGGGCCTCGCGGGGGCGCTGGACGGTGCGGATGTCGTCGTCGACGTGGCGAACGCGCCTGTCTGGGAAGACAGGGCAGTCCTCGAATTCTTCGAGACGTCGGGCCGCAACCTGCTGGCTGCAGAAGCCGCCGCCGGGGTGCGCCACCACGTCGCTCTGTCGATCGTCGGCAGCGAGCGGCTTCCCGACAATGGCTATTTCCGTGCGAAGGTCGCACAGGAAGACCTCATCAAGGCATCCCGCATTCCCTACACCATCCTGCGTGCCACGCAGTTCTTCGAGTTCGTCGGCGGCATCGCCCAGGCCGGGCTGGTGGGCGAGGAGATCCGCCTCTCGCCGGCGTTGTTCCAGCCGATCGCTTCCGACGACGTTGCGGCGGCGCTTGCAGAAGTCGCGGTTGCGCCGCCGGTCAACGGCACGCTCGAGGTCGCAGGCCCCGAGGCCATGCCTCTCGATGAAGTGGTCAGGCGGTTCCTGATGGCAACTGCGGACACGCGCAAGGTCGTGCCCGACGTCCATGCGCGCTACTTCGGCGCGGTTCTCGACGACCGATCGCTGACCCCCGGCGAGAACCCGCGCCTGGGTAAGATCCGCTTCGACGACTGGCTCGGCCGGCAGGCCGCGGGCTGAGCATCCCCCGAACAATCGAAAAAGCCGACCCGGCACCGGGGCGCCCACACCCCGGCACTCTCAAAGGAGAACTGAAATGCTCACGAGATTCCTCTCGGCCGTTGCCCTTGCAGCGCTCTCGTTCACCGCAGCCTCGGCCGGCGACCGGCCCGCCGGCAAGGTGACCGTTGTCTTCG
Protein-coding regions in this window:
- the glgA gene encoding glycogen synthase GlgA, yielding MQLLSVTAEIFPLVKTGGLADVAGSLPKALRAHGIHTRSFVPGYPGVVRALNEASAIAEFDDLFGERATLVAGRAHGLDLFVLDAPGFYNRQGALYTDRHGREYADNWKRFAAFSRVASQIASGLVPNWRPDIIHAHDWHAAMSLLYLKCAGDDTIPRVLTVHNLAFQGQFPAHYFPELGLPPEAYSIDGVEYYGDIGFLKGGLQAADAITVVSPTYAREIMSPAFGMGLEGVMNERHADVVGIVNGIDLEVWDPSSDPCIEHHYSARVPLRRMPNRQVLLQHFGLPNTCGPIFASINRLTWQKGMDLLAATADEIVNNGGTLIIHGQGDEELEAAFMNLARRFPQNVGVSIGYDEHLAHKIHAGADAMLVPSRFEPCGLTQLYALRYGCVPVVARTGGLSETIIDANDAALHAHVATGIQFSPIDQHGLRLALRRAFRLYRLRRVWESLRRQGMKTDCSWHRSAARYAELYSELLNPDMRLVGSA
- a CDS encoding YbhB/YbcL family Raf kinase inhibitor-like protein, with the protein product MTFSLISPVFADGQPIPEKYTRFGENLFPPLKWTGTPEGTQSFALIVEDPDAVSGLFRHCAIINIPGNWTELPQAVDTGPERGIKFIKNDFGNARYDGPQPPSGTGVHRYRFRLAALNVGNLSIPDDVGAAEAWERACKHLIREAEIVGTYEG
- a CDS encoding winged helix-turn-helix domain-containing tetratricopeptide repeat protein produces the protein MQFMFGDYVLDQERRELTLRGQVVSVGPQVFDLLLHLVGTRDRVVSKDELLRAVWGGRIVSESTITSHINAVRKAIGDTGGEQRLIRTVARKGFRFVGDIRVSGIAEVRQPLGPGVASHAAGGSGETPFALILPDKPSITVLPFQNLSGDPAQEYFADGIVEDIITALSRIRWLFVIARNSSFSYKGRKVEVKDVGRELGVRYVLEGSVRKSGNRVRITGQLIDATTGTHLWAERFEGTLDDIFELQDRMAESVVGAIAPQVERAEMERAKRKPTESLDAHDYYLRGMAKLHSGTHEAIEAALPLFYRAIELDPEFASAYAGAAWCYFWRKLNGWMIDRTGEIAEGARLARLAVELGRDDAVALTRSGHALGHLVGDLDGGIALIDRARLLNPNFAPAWFLGGFLRVFRGEPESAIEHIEHAARLSPLDQEMFRMQAGTALAHFFAGRFDSALVWAERALGNLPSLLVAVALVAASHALSGRGEEAHKAMQRLRALDPSLRVSNLRNWLPIQRPEDLARFAHGLRLAGLPE
- a CDS encoding SDR family oxidoreductase; protein product: MKIVVIGGTGLIGSKLVANLRERGHDVLAAAPNTGVNTITREGLAGALDGADVVVDVANAPVWEDRAVLEFFETSGRNLLAAEAAAGVRHHVALSIVGSERLPDNGYFRAKVAQEDLIKASRIPYTILRATQFFEFVGGIAQAGLVGEEIRLSPALFQPIASDDVAAALAEVAVAPPVNGTLEVAGPEAMPLDEVVRRFLMATADTRKVVPDVHARYFGAVLDDRSLTPGENPRLGKIRFDDWLGRQAAG